The nucleotide window GCAATTTGCTTGGTATGTGTACTGATGGTTCGGAAATAGGCCAGTAAAATAAAGGCCGCGCAGATACCTAACGAAAAAATAAAGGTCACTTCGATATTGAAATGAAAGCGAGGTGATTTATAGTTTATATCCCAATTGTTATTTTGGTATAAGACAAAAAAATCAAATGCAACAAGGACAACGAATGACCCTACAAACAGCAGGTAATTTTCTAGCCACTGCTTACGAACAAGCAATGCAAATCTTTTGGCAGAAAAAATATTATTCATCTTCTGATTAGTTTAAATTAAATAAGTGGTTTATTTTTTCGGGACAGTGTTGTACTCCGTTGAATAACAATTCCATGTCGAGCTGGGAATCTTCTTGCTCTGCATTTTTAAGCAGAATGTTGTGTCCTTTCAACGAACTTTCGGAGTAGATAATTCCCTGATCGTTGGCGACTGTTTGTACGGTTTTGAAACAGAGTTTTTGAGTAATTACCCCAACATTTTCATTCAGAAGAATACGATTGTTGTGCAGGATAACCAAATGATCGATCAGGGTTTCCAGATCGCGAACCTGATGGGTGGAGATGATGATGCACTTGTCTTCGTTAGCAATAGAGGCCATGATTCGGCGGAACTGCCTTTTGGAAGGTATATCCAATCCGTTGGTAGGTTCGTCGAAAAGAAGAAGTTTGGTATTTGTGGCAATTCCGAACCCTATCATCACCTTCTTTTTTTCTCCGTACGACAGAGAACGCAGTCGGTTGTCAGGATTGATTTCAAACTCGTCGAGGTAACGGTGAAATTGGTTGAGGTCGAATGCCGGATAAAAAGGAGCATTCAGGCTAACGAATTTGTTGATACGCATGTCGGGCATATAAAACTCTTCCGGCAGAAAGAACAGTTCGCGCATCAGTGACGGACTTTTACGAGCGGCTTTTTCTCCCAGAGTAGTACATGATCCTGAGTATGGGGCTACCAACCCGCACATCATTTTGAGCAGTGTGGTTTTACCTGCTCCGTTTTTGCCAAGAAGGCCATAGATGGAACCCGGTTCGAGTGTCAGATTTAAATTGCTGAACACCTCCTTTTTCTTCGAATAGGCAAAGCTTACATCATTTAAGGTTATCATTTTCTATTTATTTAGTGTTCTACATAACTAATACACTGCAAATGTAATGGCTTTGTTGATGATTTCCAAATATTTTCAGCAAAAAATTAGGATTGTGTTGTAATTTAATTGATAATCAGATATATAAAAATAAAAATCCCGAAACCATCGGGCTTCGGGATTATCAAATATATCTTTTTTGAATTTATTCTTCAGTCTTTTCAGGAGTCTCGGTAGTTGCTTCATCGCCTGCATCTTCTCCCATTTCGGCATTCAAATCGGCAATAACCTTCGGGAGTTCTTCTGCCGGAACGTTTATTTCCTCAATTTCTGATGAGGCTGATGGTTCATCGCTATCGTGTTTGTCTTCTTTCAGATGTTCCGTCACACAATGGAAAACACGTCCGGGAAACTCTTCCACCCAGCGCAGATTATGTGTCGCAATAATTACAGCGGTACCGGCTTTGTGGATTTCATAGAGCAGTGAAATTAATTCATGTCCGTTTTCACTGTCGAGATTTCCGGTTGGCTCGTCTGCCAGAATCAGTTCGGGAGAGTTGAGCAGTGCTCTGGCAATTGCAATACGCTGTTGTTCGCCGCCCGATAACTGGTGCATCCATCTTTTGGCTTTCCGCTCCATACCTACTTGCTCCAGAACCTCAATGACCTGATTCTCGATTGCTTCCTTGTTTTTCCATCCGGTAGCTTTCAGTACAAAAGAGAGATTATCAAACACGTTTCTGTCTGGCAGGAGTTGAAAATCCTGAAAAATGATACCTATTTTTCTTCTTAGGAAAGGAATCTGAGTCCGTTTTATTTTACGCAGGTCATAGTCGAATATGCGGGCTTCTCCGGATTCTACAGGTATTTCTGCGTAAAGTGACTTTAGGAATGAACTTTTTCCGCTACCGACTTTGCCGAGAAGATAAATAAAATCACCCGGAGCAACCTTCAAATCTACGCTGCTCAGTACAGTTACATCATCATGACAAATATCAACGTCTTTGTACGAAATAAGTTCTTTGGATTCCATTTCTGATATTGATTTATAAGCAATTATTCTTTGATTTCTTCCATTGCTTTCTGGAAAATTCTGCGGCTCTTCGAACCGTCAATTTTGCCCGAAGGGCCGGTGATACATCCATCTTCGCAGGCCATTACTTCTATGAAGTTTCCAGGAGCTTTTCCTTTGGCAAAAGCACGTAACAAAGCTACATTTTTTTTGTCAATATTGGCGACTAAAACGGGTTTTATCGATACGTCGGGATACATTCCCTGTACGGCAGCGGCTACTCCGCCTGAGCGTGCAAAGCCTTTACCCGGTTTGGGAGCATCACAGCACATGGCGCCGTCGCCTGATGGGGTAATTTCAATTTCCAATCCTTCAAATACAGAATCAAGCTCCTCAAATGTCCAAACATAGTCAACGCTTTTGTTGTTGAACATCTCTTTGCGTTTGGCTACGCACGGCCCGATGAATACGATCTTTGCATCCGGATATTTCTGGCGCACGATTTCTGCCGTGTAGTACATGGGCGATTTTGTCGTGGAGACAAAAGGCTTCATCTCGGGCACGTGCTTGTTGACCAATTCGGTGTATGCAGGACAACAGGAAGTGGTCATGAATTGCTGGCCTTCTTCCAGTTTCTCGCGTAATTCTTCGCCTTCGTTGCGGGTAGTAACCATAGCTCCGTGTGCCACTTCTTCCACCGCATGAAATCCGATAGATTTGATGGCTTCGAAAATGTCGGCTATCGGGTTGGCATATTGCGACATGACAGATGGGGCTGGTATAGCCACAACCTGAGTGCCGTTTTTGATGGCTGTCAGCACATCGAAAATTTCGGAGACTTCAAAGACGGACCCGAAAGGACAGGCATTTATGCACTTGCCGCAATAGATGCACTTGGTTTCGTCAATTTTCTCAATCCCGTTTTCATCCTTTGAGATGGCCTTAACCGGACACACTTCTTCGCAAGGAATGGGTATATAGACAATAGAGTGGTAGGGGCATGCTTCTTTGCAGATGCCACAACTGATACATTTTGAATTTTCAATACTTGCCTGGCCGTTTTCCCGGAAAGCGATTGCTCCTTTCGGGCAATTCATTGCACATGGACGGGCAACACATCCGCGACAAAGGTTGGAAACCACATAGTTAACTTTAACACACGATGTACATGCTTCGTCGACAACAGTGAGTATTCGTGGGTTTTGAGTACGGGGAGCCAATGCTTCACGGGCGTAATCCGACAGAGGTTTCAGTTCATCTTCTTCCTGATCGATGCCAAAACCGAGGATAGGCAGCATCTTGTATTTGATGACAGCGCGTTCTTTGTGAATACAGCAACGACCTTTAGCGATGCCGTGTTTGGGAGACATTTCAAGGGGAATACGGTCGATGCTCTCGATCATTTTGTTTTCTTTCCAGAGTTTTACAAGTCTGGATATGAGCACCCTACGTACAATCATCGTGTTATTTGCAAATGCCATTTATCAAAAATATTTGTGTGATTTTTTCTTTGTGATGTCTAATTTGGGTGTGCTAAAAGGATAGTTTAAGGTTGCACGGAGAGAGTTCTGATTTCGAATTGCAAAGGTAATACTTTTCGTTTAATTACGGGAAATGAAAAATTATCTTGCGTTCGAAAGCTTTTAATTGTCGTTTTTCAGTTGTTATTTTGATGAGAAAGAGATACTTTTGTTAAAAAAACGGTTTCATGTCAAATGTAAATAATTACACGGATCAACAGATCGGGAAGAAGCTTTTTGTACTTATCGGTAGCTCTGTCGGCCTCACATTGTTGGCGAGTTTGGTTATGTCGGTCATTTTGTTGTTTAAGACGATGGCAAACGGAGGCGACCTGACTGAAATTACACCCGATATTACATTCCTGAAAATTTCTCAGCTGATAGTAACTGTTGTTACTTTTTTTGTGCCTGTTTTGCTTCTGTCGAAGATAAGCAGGGTTAAAAGTAAGATTTTTGTGCGGGCCGACAAGCGGTTATCACCTGTTATGGTCATGCTTGCCGTTTTGTTGATGATTGCCATACAACCTTTAATGAATGCGACTGCCGATTGGTTTTCCAACTGGTCGTTGCCTTCTTCGTTATCCTGGCTTGAGCATTGGCTGAAGAATATGGAAAAACAAAACCTTGAGTTGGTTCAACGGTTTTTGGATGTGAATTCGGCTGGAGGTTTGCTCTTTAATATTCTGGTAGTGGCTATTGCACCGGCCATTTGCGAAGAATTCTTTTTTCGGGGAGGTTTGCAGCAGGTTTTCAATATGCGGATGAATAAACATGTTGCTATATGGTTAGCTGCTGCGGTGTTTAGTGCCGTACATATGGAAGTCAGCGGATTTCTTCCCCGGATGGTACTTGGTGCGAGTTTTGGATATTTGTTTATCTGGACCGGCTCAATCTGGGCGCCGGTGATTGCTCACTTTGTCAACAACCTTTGCGGGGTGTTTACGGAATATTTGATATTCAATCACATGATTGATAAACATATTGAGAAGGTCGGAACCGGAGATACTCTTTGGGCAACAGTGCTGGGTTCGGTGGTTTTCCTCGCTTCTTTGTGGTTTATCTATCGACTAAATAAGAGGGATATTTCTGAATCGAATCCTGATCAGGAAATGCTTTCCGGCAATTGATGAAGCGGAAATGTTACCGTTCTATGCGGTTGTCTCGAATATGATTTAACGCTAAATAATCAATATAATATCTGCGGCAAAAACCACTTATCGATACATGAAGCTTCTGCAACATTTGGTGAATCTTATTTTTCCTAATCTCTGTCTGGCATGTAACGAAAGCCTTTTTGGCGGGGAAGAATCAGTGTGTTTGTCCTGCCTGACGGATTTACCATACACTAACTTTCATCTTCGGCAAGCTAACGATATTGAAAAGAGGTTTTGGGGAAAATTTCCGGTTGAAAACGCAACATCGCTGTACTTTTATAAGAAAGCAACTACCGGACAACATTTACTTCATGCATTAAAATACCGAGGAGAAAAACAACTTGGTATAATACTCGGTCGACAATTGGGGAGCAATCTCAGGCAATCGTCATTTTACGAAGATGTTGACATGATTGTACCGGTTCCGCTTCATCCCCAAAAGTACCGTAAGAGAGGCTACAATCAAAGCGAATGTATATGCGAGGGTATTTCGGAAGCCATGCAGATTCCCGTTGATTCTTCAAACCTCGTCAGACTAATTGAAAATCCAACACAAACCCGTAAAGGTGTTTACGAGCGTTGGGAAAATACAAAGGGAATCTTTGGGCTGGTAGACGTTTCCGTATTTGCCGGGAAGCATATTTTGCTTGTGGACGATGTGCTGACCACAGGATCAACTCTTGAAGCGTGTGCCTCAGCACTTTTACAAGCCGAAAATATCAAAATAAGCGTGGCGACGATTGCTGTAGCCTGACGATTTTATTCGTTAAGGCGGGCAATGATTGTTTCGTTACCAACCGTTTTTTCTCCGTGAGTTACGTAAACTTCGGCGTCCAGCGGCAAAAAGATGTCGACACGTGAACCGAATTTGATAAATCCGAGATGTTCATTGAGGTGACATGCTTTGCTGGGTACGGCATAAGTTACAATACGACGGGCAAGTAATCCGGCAATCTGGCGCACCAAAACCTGAGTCTTCATTGGCGACTCTATCACTACGGTTGTACGTTCGTTTTCGGTGCTCGACTTAGGAAGATAAGCCGCAAGGTAACGGCCATTATGATGTTTGGTATATTTCACCGTGCCGGCAATAGGATACCAGTTGGCATGTACGTTGAATACCGACATGAAAATGGATATCTGTATGCGTTTATCTTTGAAATATTCGTGTTCAACCGTAGGTTCCACTACCACGACAGTACCATCGGCCGGTGCAATAATAAGGCTGGGGTCGTCAATATCCCCGGGACGGGACGGGTTGCGGAAAAAATAGGTAAAGAACATGAACGTTACCAGAGAAAGCAGAATATTCACAAACC belongs to Paludibacter jiangxiensis and includes:
- a CDS encoding ABC transporter ATP-binding protein, which codes for MITLNDVSFAYSKKKEVFSNLNLTLEPGSIYGLLGKNGAGKTTLLKMMCGLVAPYSGSCTTLGEKAARKSPSLMRELFFLPEEFYMPDMRINKFVSLNAPFYPAFDLNQFHRYLDEFEINPDNRLRSLSYGEKKKVMIGFGIATNTKLLLFDEPTNGLDIPSKRQFRRIMASIANEDKCIIISTHQVRDLETLIDHLVILHNNRILLNENVGVITQKLCFKTVQTVANDQGIIYSESSLKGHNILLKNAEQEDSQLDMELLFNGVQHCPEKINHLFNLN
- a CDS encoding cell division ATP-binding protein FtsE, which translates into the protein MESKELISYKDVDICHDDVTVLSSVDLKVAPGDFIYLLGKVGSGKSSFLKSLYAEIPVESGEARIFDYDLRKIKRTQIPFLRRKIGIIFQDFQLLPDRNVFDNLSFVLKATGWKNKEAIENQVIEVLEQVGMERKAKRWMHQLSGGEQQRIAIARALLNSPELILADEPTGNLDSENGHELISLLYEIHKAGTAVIIATHNLRWVEEFPGRVFHCVTEHLKEDKHDSDEPSASSEIEEINVPAEELPKVIADLNAEMGEDAGDEATTETPEKTEE
- a CDS encoding monomeric [FeFe] hydrogenase yields the protein MAFANNTMIVRRVLISRLVKLWKENKMIESIDRIPLEMSPKHGIAKGRCCIHKERAVIKYKMLPILGFGIDQEEDELKPLSDYAREALAPRTQNPRILTVVDEACTSCVKVNYVVSNLCRGCVARPCAMNCPKGAIAFRENGQASIENSKCISCGICKEACPYHSIVYIPIPCEEVCPVKAISKDENGIEKIDETKCIYCGKCINACPFGSVFEVSEIFDVLTAIKNGTQVVAIPAPSVMSQYANPIADIFEAIKSIGFHAVEEVAHGAMVTTRNEGEELREKLEEGQQFMTTSCCPAYTELVNKHVPEMKPFVSTTKSPMYYTAEIVRQKYPDAKIVFIGPCVAKRKEMFNNKSVDYVWTFEELDSVFEGLEIEITPSGDGAMCCDAPKPGKGFARSGGVAAAVQGMYPDVSIKPVLVANIDKKNVALLRAFAKGKAPGNFIEVMACEDGCITGPSGKIDGSKSRRIFQKAMEEIKE
- a CDS encoding CPBP family intramembrane glutamic endopeptidase is translated as MSNVNNYTDQQIGKKLFVLIGSSVGLTLLASLVMSVILLFKTMANGGDLTEITPDITFLKISQLIVTVVTFFVPVLLLSKISRVKSKIFVRADKRLSPVMVMLAVLLMIAIQPLMNATADWFSNWSLPSSLSWLEHWLKNMEKQNLELVQRFLDVNSAGGLLFNILVVAIAPAICEEFFFRGGLQQVFNMRMNKHVAIWLAAAVFSAVHMEVSGFLPRMVLGASFGYLFIWTGSIWAPVIAHFVNNLCGVFTEYLIFNHMIDKHIEKVGTGDTLWATVLGSVVFLASLWFIYRLNKRDISESNPDQEMLSGN
- a CDS encoding ComF family protein, whose amino-acid sequence is MKLLQHLVNLIFPNLCLACNESLFGGEESVCLSCLTDLPYTNFHLRQANDIEKRFWGKFPVENATSLYFYKKATTGQHLLHALKYRGEKQLGIILGRQLGSNLRQSSFYEDVDMIVPVPLHPQKYRKRGYNQSECICEGISEAMQIPVDSSNLVRLIENPTQTRKGVYERWENTKGIFGLVDVSVFAGKHILLVDDVLTTGSTLEACASALLQAENIKISVATIAVA
- a CDS encoding phosphatidylserine decarboxylase family protein, translated to MKKGRMKIHKEGRWILLGVFVILVVINLMVYFEFSQLIWFVNILLSLVTFMFFTYFFRNPSRPGDIDDPSLIIAPADGTVVVVEPTVEHEYFKDKRIQISIFMSVFNVHANWYPIAGTVKYTKHHNGRYLAAYLPKSSTENERTTVVIESPMKTQVLVRQIAGLLARRIVTYAVPSKACHLNEHLGFIKFGSRVDIFLPLDAEVYVTHGEKTVGNETIIARLNE